A portion of the Calothrix sp. 336/3 genome contains these proteins:
- a CDS encoding glucosidase translates to MTNLTQEEIRLEQTRNHQAKWRKWGPYLSDRQWGTVREDYSPNGTAWDYFTHDQARSRAYRWGEDGIFGISDDHQQLCFAITLWNGEDAIIKERFFGLTGNEGNHGEDVKEYYFYLDNTPTHSYMKALYKYPQTAFPYSQLIKENQRRSRQEPEFELLNTGVFDENKYFDVFVEYAKNTAEDILIQIKVVNRGAEMKTLHVLPTLWFRNTWSWDGETNKPALQEIKLDNSLNIIAAFHPILGKRWLYCEGETELLFTENETNTKRIFGVDNTNTYVKDGINDYLVHGQKETVNPEKIGTKAAAHYLLTVGAGETKTIRLRLSDVPRLTEAFDENFDKIFAQKQQEADDFYQRITPFDISEDMQNVQRQAFAGMLWTKQFYHYDVEKWLKGDLATFPPPQSRKNGRNHEWFHLNNEDIISMPDKWEYPWFAAWDLAFHCIPLAMIDPDFAKNQLDVLTREWFMHPNGQIPAYEWAFGDVNPPVHAWATWRVYKIEQKMFGRADRQFLERVFQKLLLNFTWWVNRKDVEGNNVFQGGFLGLDNIGVFDRSATLPTGGHINQSDGTSWMAMYCLNMLTIALELAKTNPVYEDIATKFFEHFLYIADAMNHIGEGEDTLWNQSDGFFYDVLNLSERQITLKVRSMVGLIPLFAVETIEPEILNILPDFKVRLEWFIKNRPDLRKNVACMESKGMEARRLLAIVSRDKLKLILQKMLDESEFLGDYGIRALSRVHGEHPYKFNIDGSQFIVNYEPAESSSGLFGGNSNWRGPVWFPVNFILIESLQKFHYYLGDDFQVECPTGSGKMMTLWEVAAELSQRLMRIFLRDDSGKRPVYGGAEKFQNDPNWQDFILFYEYFHGDNGAGIGASHQTGWTGLVAKLIQQFGEYQEN, encoded by the coding sequence ATGACAAATTTAACCCAGGAAGAAATTAGATTAGAACAAACCCGGAATCATCAAGCAAAATGGCGTAAATGGGGACCATATTTAAGCGATCGCCAATGGGGAACAGTACGGGAAGACTATAGTCCCAACGGTACTGCCTGGGATTATTTTACTCACGATCAAGCGCGATCGCGTGCCTATCGTTGGGGTGAAGATGGCATTTTTGGTATTTCCGATGATCATCAACAATTATGTTTTGCTATTACTCTTTGGAATGGGGAAGATGCCATTATCAAGGAAAGGTTTTTTGGCTTAACTGGGAATGAAGGAAATCATGGAGAAGATGTCAAAGAATATTATTTTTATCTTGATAATACCCCCACTCATTCTTATATGAAAGCGCTTTATAAATATCCCCAAACAGCATTCCCTTATTCCCAATTAATTAAAGAAAATCAACGCAGAAGTCGTCAAGAGCCAGAATTTGAACTACTAAATACAGGTGTATTTGATGAAAACAAATATTTTGATGTGTTCGTTGAATATGCCAAAAACACTGCTGAGGATATTTTGATTCAAATCAAAGTAGTTAACCGAGGTGCAGAAATGAAAACACTGCATGTTTTACCAACTCTTTGGTTTCGTAATACTTGGTCTTGGGATGGGGAAACTAATAAACCTGCTCTACAAGAAATTAAATTAGATAACTCTCTGAATATTATCGCAGCTTTCCACCCAATTTTAGGTAAAAGATGGTTATATTGTGAGGGAGAAACCGAGCTTTTATTTACAGAAAATGAAACAAATACCAAAAGAATATTTGGAGTTGATAATACTAATACATATGTGAAAGACGGAATTAATGATTATCTTGTTCATGGTCAAAAAGAGACAGTTAATCCAGAAAAAATAGGCACAAAAGCAGCCGCTCATTATTTATTAACAGTTGGTGCTGGTGAAACTAAAACTATTAGATTGCGCTTAAGTGATGTCCCAAGATTAACTGAAGCTTTTGATGAAAATTTTGATAAAATATTTGCTCAAAAACAGCAAGAGGCAGATGATTTTTATCAGAGGATTACGCCATTTGATATCAGCGAAGATATGCAAAATGTGCAACGTCAAGCCTTTGCTGGTATGCTCTGGACTAAACAGTTTTATCATTATGATGTCGAGAAATGGCTCAAAGGTGATTTAGCTACATTCCCTCCACCTCAATCACGTAAAAATGGCAGAAATCATGAGTGGTTTCACCTAAATAATGAAGATATTATTTCCATGCCTGATAAATGGGAATATCCTTGGTTTGCGGCGTGGGATTTGGCATTCCATTGTATTCCTTTGGCAATGATTGACCCAGATTTTGCGAAGAATCAATTGGATGTTTTAACAAGAGAATGGTTTATGCATCCCAATGGGCAAATTCCTGCCTATGAGTGGGCATTTGGTGATGTCAATCCTCCTGTTCATGCTTGGGCAACTTGGCGTGTTTATAAGATTGAACAGAAGATGTTTGGACGTGCAGATAGACAATTTTTAGAAAGAGTTTTTCAGAAGTTATTACTGAATTTTACTTGGTGGGTAAATCGCAAAGATGTTGAAGGTAATAATGTTTTTCAAGGGGGATTTCTTGGGTTAGATAATATAGGAGTATTTGATCGCAGTGCCACTTTACCTACGGGTGGACATATTAACCAATCTGACGGCACTAGTTGGATGGCAATGTATTGTTTGAATATGCTTACAATTGCTTTAGAACTGGCAAAAACTAATCCTGTTTATGAAGATATTGCTACTAAATTTTTTGAACACTTCCTTTATATTGCCGATGCGATGAACCATATTGGCGAAGGGGAAGATACTTTGTGGAATCAATCAGATGGATTTTTCTATGATGTTTTAAACCTGAGTGAAAGACAAATTACCCTGAAAGTGAGATCAATGGTGGGACTAATTCCCCTATTTGCCGTGGAAACAATTGAGCCAGAAATATTAAATATACTTCCTGACTTTAAAGTACGTTTGGAATGGTTTATCAAAAATCGTCCTGACTTGCGAAAAAATGTAGCTTGTATGGAATCAAAAGGTATGGAAGCCAGGAGATTATTGGCAATTGTTTCTAGGGATAAATTAAAATTAATTTTACAAAAAATGCTGGATGAAAGTGAGTTTTTGGGAGATTATGGAATTCGGGCACTTTCGAGAGTTCATGGAGAACATCCCTATAAATTTAATATTGACGGCTCTCAATTTATAGTCAATTATGAACCTGCCGAATCCAGTAGTGGTTTATTTGGTGGTAACTCTAATTGGCGTGGTCCTGTGTGGTTTCCAGTTAATTTTATATTAATAGAATCTCTGCAAAAATTTCATTATTACCTGGGAGATGATTTTCAAGTGGAATGTCCCACGGGTTCGGGGAAAATGATGACACTTTGGGAAGTTGCTGCGGAATTATCACAAAGATTAATGAGAATATTTCTGAGAGATGATTCTGGCAAGCGACCTGTTTATGGTGGTGCAGAAAAGTTTCAAAATGACCCTAACTGGCAAGATTTTATTTTATTTTATGAATATTTCCACGGTGACAATGGAGCAGGTATTGGTGCTAGTCATCAAACTGGATGGACAGGTTTAGTTGCAAAACTTATCCAGCAATTTGGTGAGTATCAAGAAAATTAA
- a CDS encoding helix-turn-helix domain-containing protein — translation MKQPLTVSNSKLTQSFGALLKLWRNQRGFSQLDLAVTSQVSQRHISFLESGRAKPSREMILQLATVLEIPLRQQNLMLTTAGFAPIHTETDMIAPEMTSIRRAIDFMLQKHEPLPAIVVDRYWNLILANNAGTRLLTTFIDADKLQTTFCVDGKINLMRVVFHSQGLRPFIVGWEDFAHHLLQRLHREALAEGETELSTALLKELMSYPGVPEIWHTSNKTPQNTLLLSIHLKKNDLELQFFSTIATLGTPYDITLQELRIECLFPADEATEHNWQQLVK, via the coding sequence ATGAAACAGCCTTTAACCGTTTCCAATTCCAAGCTTACCCAATCCTTTGGAGCACTCCTCAAACTATGGCGCAACCAAAGGGGATTTAGTCAACTCGATTTAGCTGTCACGAGTCAAGTTTCTCAGCGACATATCAGTTTTTTGGAATCAGGGCGAGCTAAACCCAGTCGGGAGATGATTCTGCAATTGGCTACTGTCCTGGAAATTCCCTTGAGGCAGCAAAATTTGATGCTAACAACAGCAGGATTTGCCCCTATTCATACCGAAACCGATATGATAGCTCCTGAGATGACATCGATTCGTAGAGCGATCGATTTCATGTTGCAAAAGCATGAACCATTACCAGCGATTGTAGTCGATCGCTACTGGAATCTAATCCTAGCTAACAACGCAGGTACTCGACTACTCACCACTTTTATTGATGCAGATAAGCTACAAACAACCTTCTGCGTGGATGGGAAAATCAATTTAATGCGGGTTGTGTTCCATTCCCAGGGGTTACGTCCATTCATTGTTGGTTGGGAAGATTTTGCCCACCATTTACTGCAACGACTGCATCGAGAAGCACTTGCAGAAGGAGAAACTGAGTTATCCACTGCTTTGCTCAAGGAACTAATGAGTTATCCAGGTGTTCCTGAGATTTGGCATACCTCAAATAAAACCCCACAAAATACTTTGCTGTTGAGTATTCACCTCAAAAAAAATGATTTAGAATTGCAGTTTTTCTCAACTATTGCCACTTTAGGTACTCCCTATGACATCACACTTCAGGAATTACGAATTGAATGTTTATTTCCCGCAGATGAAGCGACTGAACATAATTGGCAACAGTTAGTTAAATAA
- a CDS encoding DUF389 domain-containing protein has translation MLESVSDRIKNFQHKTVELTQLEQLQTELLEESTLSPNYLILTVGSCIIATLGLITNSAAVIIGAMIIAPLMLPIRGLAYGALTGNILLFRRGLIAIVFGTLLSIGLAYTLEMLVGISAFDTEVLSRSKPTLLDLGIAVTAGSISGYAKTNSKISGSLVGTAIAVALMPPICVIGLGLASANWSLSQGAVLLYLTNLLGISLACMLTFVIMGYSPIKRAGAALFWTLLLTGILLLPLSVTFAQLVRQTNLETSLKNALLTKTITFQRLELLKINTNWLTKPPQVQLIVRTKVPVTPKQVGLLENFVQKEMGQPFTLVFEVSKIEEIRRETPILP, from the coding sequence ATGCTTGAGAGTGTGAGCGATCGCATCAAAAATTTTCAGCACAAAACTGTTGAATTGACTCAGTTAGAGCAACTACAAACCGAATTGTTAGAGGAATCTACACTTTCACCGAATTACCTCATTTTAACGGTTGGCTCTTGTATTATTGCAACCCTTGGCTTAATTACTAATAGTGCTGCCGTTATTATCGGAGCAATGATCATTGCACCTTTAATGCTGCCAATCAGGGGACTCGCTTACGGCGCACTTACAGGTAATATTTTACTCTTTCGCCGAGGGTTAATAGCTATTGTATTCGGAACCCTGCTATCAATTGGGTTAGCTTACACCCTAGAGATGTTAGTGGGAATTTCTGCTTTTGACACCGAAGTGCTATCGCGTTCTAAACCAACCTTATTAGATTTAGGGATTGCAGTGACAGCAGGTAGTATTAGCGGTTATGCCAAAACAAATTCTAAAATTTCTGGTAGTTTGGTGGGAACTGCGATCGCAGTGGCGTTAATGCCGCCTATTTGTGTTATCGGTTTGGGTTTAGCCTCTGCAAATTGGTCACTCAGTCAGGGAGCAGTTCTTCTTTATCTAACTAACCTTTTAGGTATTAGCCTCGCTTGTATGCTGACATTTGTAATTATGGGCTATTCTCCCATAAAGCGAGCAGGTGCTGCACTATTTTGGACATTATTACTTACAGGTATTTTACTGCTACCTCTAAGTGTCACATTCGCCCAATTAGTTCGACAAACAAATCTGGAAACCAGCCTCAAGAATGCACTACTAACTAAAACCATCACGTTTCAACGCTTGGAATTGCTCAAAATTAATACCAATTGGTTAACCAAACCTCCCCAAGTTCAGTTAATTGTGCGGACAAAAGTACCCGTGACTCCCAAGCAAGTTGGATTATTAGAAAATTTTGTGCAAAAAGAAATGGGGCAACCCTTCACTTTAGTATTTGAGGTTAGCAAAATTGAAGAGATTAGAAGAGAAACGCCTATTTTACCCTGA
- a CDS encoding Na+/H+ antiporter has translation MAIESAIGEVVIEENLKQFLLVLLVSLSVATLPQIFSWFRRIPYTLLLVIVGLMLALVDVRLVNLSPGLILSIFLPPLLFEAAWNLKWADLKQDLFPICLFAIVGVIISIAGVAIGLNQLAGISLSTALLIGACLSATDPVSVTALFRELGTDKRLSTLMEGESLFNDGMAVVAFGFLIALSTGTAELGIKPILLQFFSVVGIGIAVGGLIGFGISYLTQRFDLPLVEQSLTLVAAYGTYLITEDLGGSGVIGVVTTGLILGNFGSRIGMNPRTRVIVTEFWEFLAFFVNSIVFLLIGDQIRFTILGDNLQAIAITVGAMIITRAIAIYLLGFLSNRVVNKITLPDQTVLWWGGLRGAVSIALALSVSANLPDREGLIATVFGAVLFTLLVQGLTIQPLLKGLKLLGDQPVRQQYLEAVARENALNQVLQHLSQIEQRRGIDPEFCRYQETLIRGELECLQGEIEKLQDEYPNLQDFIMEQLRQELLSVEADTYAELVRSGRLNSELSPFLQEVIEKK, from the coding sequence ATGGCGATTGAATCGGCAATTGGAGAAGTGGTAATTGAAGAAAATCTCAAGCAATTTCTGCTTGTACTTTTAGTTTCTCTGAGTGTAGCAACCCTACCACAAATATTTAGCTGGTTTCGTCGTATCCCCTACACACTTTTATTAGTAATTGTTGGGTTGATGTTAGCACTAGTAGATGTGCGATTAGTCAATCTTTCTCCCGGCTTAATTTTATCGATTTTTTTGCCCCCTCTGTTATTTGAAGCTGCCTGGAACTTAAAATGGGCAGATTTAAAGCAGGATTTATTCCCAATTTGTTTGTTTGCAATTGTTGGGGTAATAATTTCTATTGCTGGAGTCGCAATTGGGTTAAATCAACTAGCAGGAATTTCTCTTTCAACTGCTTTGCTAATTGGAGCTTGTCTTTCTGCTACGGATCCGGTTTCTGTAACTGCATTATTTCGGGAATTAGGAACTGATAAAAGGCTTTCAACTTTAATGGAAGGTGAGAGCTTATTTAATGATGGCATGGCTGTTGTTGCCTTTGGTTTTTTAATTGCGCTGTCTACGGGGACTGCGGAATTGGGAATCAAACCAATTTTGCTACAGTTTTTTAGCGTTGTCGGTATTGGTATCGCTGTTGGGGGTTTAATTGGATTTGGTATTTCTTATCTAACTCAACGCTTTGATTTACCTTTAGTTGAACAGTCTTTAACCCTCGTTGCTGCTTACGGAACTTATTTAATTACTGAAGATTTGGGTGGTTCTGGGGTGATTGGAGTTGTGACTACAGGTCTAATTCTAGGTAACTTTGGCTCTCGAATTGGTATGAACCCCCGTACAAGGGTAATTGTCACAGAATTTTGGGAATTTCTGGCATTTTTTGTCAATTCGATTGTGTTTTTGCTGATTGGCGATCAAATTCGCTTTACAATTTTGGGCGACAACTTACAAGCGATCGCTATTACAGTGGGAGCGATGATTATTACACGCGCGATCGCTATTTATCTATTAGGCTTTTTGAGCAATCGTGTAGTTAATAAGATTACTCTACCAGACCAAACAGTCCTTTGGTGGGGCGGATTACGGGGTGCTGTTTCCATTGCCTTAGCGTTGAGTGTTTCGGCTAATTTACCAGATCGGGAAGGGTTAATTGCTACGGTATTTGGTGCAGTGTTGTTTACACTACTTGTCCAAGGATTAACCATCCAACCTTTACTAAAAGGGTTGAAATTATTGGGTGATCAACCAGTACGTCAACAATATTTAGAAGCAGTTGCGCGTGAAAATGCTTTAAATCAAGTACTCCAACATTTAAGTCAAATTGAGCAACGTCGAGGGATTGATCCAGAATTTTGTCGCTACCAAGAAACACTTATTCGAGGAGAACTTGAATGCTTGCAAGGAGAAATCGAGAAATTACAGGATGAATATCCAAATTTGCAAGATTTTATCATGGAGCAACTGCGTCAAGAACTACTTTCAGTTGAAGCCGATACCTATGCTGAACTTGTGCGTTCTGGTCGGCTAAATAGTGAACTATCACCATTTCTTCAAGAAGTAATTGAGAAAAAATAA
- a CDS encoding mechanosensitive ion channel family protein: MKADISAVWDKIQGMINGFIILLPNMVIALIVFAIFLYIARSIKKVVKRLTHNHRQARSLGMVLGRLAQGTTILIGLFVALSIVIPTFKANDLIQLLGISGVAIGFAFRDILQNFLAGILILLTEPFQINDQIVFKNFEGTVENIQTRATTIKTYDGRRILIPNSELFTNSVTVNTAFNNRRLQYDIGIGYGDDIDIAKELILEAMHSVKEVLKDPAPDVLVMDLAESTVNIRARWWIDPPRRIDDLTSRDRVLCAIKKKLTENGIDLPYPTRQILFHDQTEETDGDRSRQREGWVAGKGEFPKPRRISDSIRHLAQVQAQQNGKVDSHITNDGKTENVN; this comes from the coding sequence ATGAAGGCAGATATATCCGCAGTTTGGGACAAAATTCAGGGGATGATTAATGGATTTATTATCCTACTACCGAATATGGTGATAGCATTAATTGTTTTTGCTATCTTCCTCTATATTGCTAGATCAATTAAGAAAGTCGTCAAGCGTCTGACCCATAATCATCGCCAAGCCCGAAGTTTAGGAATGGTATTAGGAAGATTAGCACAAGGAACAACAATTTTAATCGGTTTATTTGTTGCCCTATCGATTGTGATACCAACGTTTAAAGCAAACGATTTAATTCAACTATTGGGGATTAGTGGGGTCGCAATTGGTTTTGCTTTTCGTGATATTTTACAAAACTTTTTAGCAGGTATTTTAATTTTACTCACCGAACCTTTCCAAATCAACGACCAAATTGTATTTAAAAACTTTGAAGGAACTGTAGAAAACATTCAAACACGCGCGACAACTATAAAAACATATGATGGTCGGCGAATTCTAATTCCTAATTCAGAGCTATTTACTAATTCTGTGACTGTCAATACTGCTTTTAATAATCGTCGGTTACAATACGATATTGGCATTGGTTATGGCGATGATATAGATATAGCCAAAGAATTAATTTTGGAAGCGATGCATAGTGTTAAAGAGGTTTTAAAAGACCCCGCTCCTGATGTGTTGGTGATGGATTTAGCCGAAAGTACCGTTAATATCCGCGCACGTTGGTGGATTGATCCACCACGACGTATAGATGATCTAACATCACGCGATCGCGTTCTCTGTGCAATTAAGAAAAAGCTCACGGAAAACGGTATAGATTTGCCTTATCCAACCAGACAAATTTTATTCCATGACCAAACCGAAGAGACGGATGGAGACAGATCTCGTCAACGTGAAGGTTGGGTTGCTGGTAAAGGTGAATTCCCAAAACCTCGCCGTATCAGCGATTCTATCAGGCACTTGGCACAAGTACAGGCGCAACAAAATGGCAAGGTTGATTCCCATATTACAAACGATGGAAAAACAGAAAATGTTAACTAA
- a CDS encoding DUF2834 domain-containing protein translates to MLQSTNISAKKSFNSIKTLYLLLAIAGSITPWFWALQDPTALVSLPLFFQRAFANNIAAIFASDLIISGLVFFGFVWVELKRLGTSRWWAIAYVALTLGIGLSCALPCFLYHREKILENDILR, encoded by the coding sequence ATGCTGCAATCAACTAATATCTCAGCAAAAAAATCATTTAACTCCATAAAAACCCTCTATTTATTGCTTGCGATCGCAGGCTCTATCACGCCTTGGTTTTGGGCGCTTCAAGACCCAACAGCTTTAGTTTCCTTACCTTTATTCTTTCAAAGAGCATTTGCAAATAATATTGCAGCCATATTCGCAAGCGATTTAATAATTAGTGGATTAGTATTTTTTGGTTTTGTATGGGTTGAATTGAAACGTTTGGGAACTTCTCGCTGGTGGGCGATCGCCTACGTTGCATTAACTCTTGGGATTGGACTTTCTTGCGCTTTACCTTGCTTTTTGTATCATAGGGAAAAGATACTTGAAAACGATATATTGAGATAG
- a CDS encoding DUF389 domain-containing protein encodes MLFAIRDRFRNFRRHRLEPIRIKQIQTELLEESSINATYLILIIGSCAIASFGLLSNSTAVIIGAMIIAPLMLPIRGLAFGALSANVELFRKAIIAIIVGTVLGIAIACSLGWLVGIANFGSEVLSRSKPTLLDLGIAVGAGSISGYAKVQPKISTSLAGTAIAVALMPPVCVIGLGISQANWSLSQGATLLYLTNLLGITLACMLTFFIVGYSPLHKARTPLILTLLFISTLLIPLTVSFSRLVQQARLESSVKKILLNRTLTFQRLDLIKSDTNWLTNPPQVRLSVRAKEPVTITQVRLLEDFLAKEMGRPFTLIFEVGQIEEVRRNMTTFNLEKSQNLEQK; translated from the coding sequence TTGCTATTTGCTATTCGCGATCGCTTCAGGAATTTTAGACGACATAGGCTAGAACCAATACGGATAAAGCAAATACAAACAGAATTGCTAGAAGAATCTAGCATAAATGCAACTTACTTAATTTTGATTATTGGTTCCTGTGCTATTGCTAGCTTCGGTTTACTCAGTAATAGCACTGCGGTAATTATTGGAGCGATGATTATTGCACCATTAATGCTACCTATTCGTGGTTTAGCTTTTGGTGCATTGTCGGCTAATGTAGAGCTATTTCGTAAAGCTATTATTGCAATTATAGTCGGAACAGTATTGGGAATAGCAATCGCTTGCAGTCTCGGTTGGCTGGTTGGGATTGCGAACTTTGGGAGTGAAGTACTATCTCGTTCAAAACCTACCTTATTAGATTTGGGAATTGCAGTAGGTGCTGGGAGTATTAGCGGTTATGCCAAAGTTCAACCCAAGATTTCCACCAGTTTAGCAGGAACAGCGATCGCTGTCGCCCTAATGCCTCCTGTTTGTGTTATTGGTTTAGGAATATCACAAGCAAATTGGTCACTTAGTCAGGGAGCAACTTTACTTTATCTGACAAATCTGCTGGGTATTACCCTTGCATGTATGTTGACGTTTTTTATTGTCGGCTATTCTCCACTTCACAAAGCCAGAACACCTTTAATTCTGACTTTATTATTTATCAGTACCTTGCTGATTCCTTTAACTGTTAGCTTTAGTAGATTAGTTCAGCAAGCACGACTCGAAAGTAGTGTAAAAAAGATATTACTCAATCGTACCCTCACATTTCAACGCTTAGATTTAATTAAAAGTGATACTAATTGGTTAACAAATCCCCCACAAGTTCGATTAAGTGTAAGAGCCAAAGAACCAGTGACAATTACACAAGTCAGGTTATTAGAAGATTTTCTAGCAAAAGAAATGGGAAGACCTTTTACTTTAATATTTGAGGTTGGACAAATTGAAGAAGTTAGAAGAAATATGACAACTTTTAATTTAGAAAAATCTCAAAATTTAGAACAAAAATAA
- a CDS encoding GMC oxidoreductase, with protein MTTSHYDVIIIGTGAGGGTLAYRLAPTGKKILILERGSFLPREKANWNTVEVVQKEHYHTHEVWYDQKGNAIHPGTSYFVGGNTKVYGGALFRWREKDFERVIHKGGISPEWSLKYKDFEPYYTQAEKLYQVHGQRGLDPTEPTTTEDYPYPAITHEPRIQEIHDLLKTKGYHPFYLPLAIKLNEVNRRLSDCIRCNTCDGFPCLVNGKADADVSCIRPAEQYDNVTLITEAKVKLLHTNPSGREIIAVEAEINRETHIFSSDIVVVSCGAINSAALLLRSANDRHPSGLANSSDQVGRNLMKHQNGAIIGVSFKPNLTEFQKTLAINDFYWGDADFDYPMGHVQLLGKVNADMIAQESPSVLGLSFQEKNAFEAIATHSVDWWLTAEDLPDPNNRVTLRGDSIQLNYTENNTEAYNRLVNRWTQVLKMIGYGERIIPVSFYFRKKLPLQGVAHQCGTCRFGEDPKTSVLDINCRTHDIDNLYVVDGSFFRSSAAVNPTLTIIANALRVGDRLIERMA; from the coding sequence ATGACGACTTCACACTACGATGTAATCATCATTGGTACTGGTGCAGGTGGGGGTACACTTGCTTATCGTCTAGCTCCCACTGGCAAGAAAATTTTAATTTTGGAACGTGGTTCTTTTTTACCTCGTGAGAAAGCTAATTGGAATACGGTAGAAGTAGTACAAAAAGAGCATTATCATACTCATGAAGTTTGGTATGACCAAAAGGGAAATGCAATTCATCCGGGCACAAGTTATTTTGTTGGTGGTAATACTAAAGTGTATGGGGGTGCCCTATTTCGTTGGCGAGAAAAAGACTTTGAACGGGTGATTCACAAGGGTGGAATTTCACCAGAATGGTCTCTCAAATACAAGGATTTTGAACCCTACTATACTCAAGCTGAAAAGCTTTATCAAGTACATGGTCAGCGTGGTTTAGACCCCACAGAACCAACTACAACTGAAGATTATCCCTATCCCGCAATTACCCACGAACCCCGGATTCAAGAAATTCATGATTTGCTGAAAACAAAAGGTTATCATCCCTTTTATTTACCACTTGCTATTAAGTTAAATGAAGTAAATCGTCGTTTAAGTGACTGTATTCGTTGTAATACCTGTGATGGATTTCCTTGCTTAGTAAATGGGAAAGCTGATGCAGATGTGAGTTGTATACGTCCAGCAGAGCAGTATGATAATGTCACCCTCATCACTGAAGCCAAGGTAAAACTACTACATACAAATCCTTCTGGACGAGAAATCATTGCTGTAGAAGCCGAAATTAATAGAGAAACACATATTTTTTCTAGTGATATTGTGGTTGTTTCCTGTGGAGCAATCAATTCTGCTGCTTTGTTATTACGTTCAGCTAACGATCGCCATCCTTCTGGGTTAGCAAATAGTTCGGATCAGGTGGGACGAAATTTAATGAAGCATCAAAATGGAGCCATTATTGGAGTCAGCTTCAAACCCAATTTAACGGAATTTCAAAAAACCTTAGCAATTAATGATTTTTACTGGGGTGATGCAGATTTTGATTATCCCATGGGTCACGTACAGTTATTGGGGAAAGTGAATGCAGATATGATTGCTCAAGAGTCTCCCTCAGTTTTGGGACTATCCTTTCAGGAAAAAAATGCTTTTGAGGCGATCGCCACTCATTCGGTAGACTGGTGGTTAACTGCTGAAGATTTGCCTGACCCCAATAACCGGGTTACTCTGCGGGGTGATTCTATCCAGTTAAATTATACAGAAAATAATACCGAAGCCTACAATCGGCTAGTCAATCGCTGGACACAAGTATTGAAAATGATTGGTTATGGTGAACGGATTATTCCTGTTTCCTTTTATTTCCGCAAAAAATTGCCCTTGCAAGGTGTTGCACATCAGTGTGGTACCTGTCGCTTTGGTGAAGATCCTAAAACTTCTGTGTTGGATATTAATTGTCGCACCCACGACATTGATAATTTGTATGTAGTCGATGGTAGTTTCTTTCGCTCCAGCGCTGCTGTAAACCCTACCTTAACAATTATTGCCAATGCTTTGCGTGTGGGCGATCGCCTAATTGAACGCATGGCTTAA